Proteins found in one Mycoplasmopsis citelli genomic segment:
- the trmB gene encoding tRNA (guanosine(46)-N7)-methyltransferase TrmB: MRLRHNKNASGELEKSPYFIKHFPITLENENILEIGAGKGEMISQMALDNPHKTFFALEKYPTVAYKILKKINRLQLKNLFIITEDASKIPELFNGKINQLWLTFSDPWPKNAHEKRRLTYKNFLSLYEQILTKNGKLRFKTDNDKLFEYSITSLKENNWEILTFTNDLHSSKFAMDNYQTGYEMKWSSKGKNINYLEARKI; this comes from the coding sequence ATGAGATTAAGACACAATAAAAATGCATCTGGAGAACTTGAAAAATCACCTTATTTTATAAAACATTTTCCTATTACATTAGAAAATGAAAATATTTTAGAAATTGGAGCAGGAAAAGGTGAAATGATTTCCCAAATGGCTTTAGATAATCCGCACAAAACTTTTTTTGCACTCGAGAAATATCCAACAGTAGCTTATAAAATCTTAAAAAAGATTAATCGATTACAATTGAAAAATTTATTTATTATTACTGAAGATGCTTCTAAAATTCCCGAACTTTTTAATGGAAAAATTAATCAATTATGACTAACTTTTTCAGATCCATGACCTAAAAACGCACACGAAAAAAGAAGGTTAACCTATAAAAATTTTTTGAGCTTATATGAGCAAATTCTTACAAAAAACGGGAAATTAAGGTTTAAAACCGATAATGACAAACTTTTTGAATATTCAATTACATCCCTTAAAGAAAATAATTGAGAAATTTTAACTTTTACCAATGATTTGCACAGTAGTAAGTTTGCTATGGACAATTATCAAACAGGATATGAAATGAAATGATCATCAAAAGGAAAAAATATTAATTATTTGGAAGCAAGAAAAATCTAG
- a CDS encoding FAD-dependent oxidoreductase: protein MKILVVGANHAGTSFLRTLQTIKAQDNVVVYDRNTNTSFLGCGIALWVGGEFTSPEGLFYSSPKILREEYNVDLKTEHEVLKIDRHKKEVLVKDLTTGKEFTDNYDKLVFAGGTWPIEPPFKGREYKNIMLSKLFQHAEKILEAANDKNVKDVVIVGAGYIGVELVEAFNIKGKNVTLIDLQERVVPNYFDPEFTDVMEKRMKEAGVKLQLGESVVEFKSKDGEYVSSVVTNKGEYKADLVILSIGFKPRTEALEDVEKLANGAVLVDQYQRSVSDKDIYVIGDSASMMNQVSGQHCHAALATNAVKTGLVAAMSLSGIDIPFPGVVGTNAINVFDCHYASTGMTKKSAERFGLTNVAEEYFIDNDRPEFMKEHDKVAIKLTYDKTTYKLLGVQIGSWGKFYHTEVIFMFALAIQKGLTLPEIALTDVYFLPHFNKPFNFFLVPLLNAIGVKYKK, encoded by the coding sequence ATGAAAATTTTAGTTGTCGGAGCTAATCACGCTGGAACATCATTTTTAAGAACTTTACAAACAATTAAGGCTCAAGACAATGTTGTGGTTTATGATCGTAATACTAATACATCATTTTTAGGTTGTGGAATTGCTTTATGAGTTGGTGGTGAATTTACATCGCCTGAAGGATTATTTTACTCTTCTCCAAAAATTTTAAGAGAAGAATATAATGTTGACTTAAAAACTGAACATGAAGTGTTAAAAATTGACAGACACAAAAAAGAAGTTTTAGTTAAAGATTTAACAACAGGTAAAGAATTTACAGATAATTACGATAAATTAGTTTTTGCTGGAGGAACTTGACCAATTGAACCTCCTTTTAAAGGAAGAGAATACAAAAACATTATGCTTTCAAAACTTTTCCAACATGCAGAAAAGATTTTAGAAGCAGCTAATGATAAAAATGTTAAAGATGTTGTTATTGTCGGAGCTGGATATATTGGAGTTGAGTTAGTAGAAGCTTTCAATATTAAAGGTAAAAATGTTACATTAATTGACCTTCAAGAAAGAGTAGTTCCAAATTACTTTGACCCTGAGTTTACTGACGTTATGGAAAAACGTATGAAAGAAGCAGGAGTTAAATTACAACTTGGAGAATCGGTTGTTGAATTTAAATCAAAAGACGGAGAATATGTTTCATCAGTTGTAACTAACAAAGGTGAATATAAAGCTGATCTTGTTATTCTTTCAATTGGATTTAAACCAAGAACTGAAGCTCTTGAAGATGTTGAAAAATTAGCAAATGGTGCTGTACTTGTGGATCAATACCAAAGATCAGTATCTGATAAAGATATTTACGTAATTGGAGATTCAGCATCAATGATGAATCAAGTTTCAGGTCAACATTGTCACGCTGCCCTTGCAACAAATGCTGTTAAAACAGGACTTGTTGCTGCAATGAGTCTTTCAGGAATTGATATTCCATTCCCTGGAGTTGTAGGAACAAATGCTATTAATGTTTTTGATTGCCACTATGCTTCTACAGGAATGACTAAAAAATCAGCTGAAAGATTTGGACTTACTAATGTAGCAGAAGAATACTTCATTGATAATGATCGTCCTGAATTTATGAAGGAACATGATAAAGTTGCAATTAAACTTACATACGATAAAACAACTTACAAACTACTTGGAGTACAAATTGGTTCATGAGGTAAATTCTACCACACTGAAGTAATTTTCATGTTTGCTTTAGCAATTCAAAAAGGATTAACATTACCAGAAATTGCTTTAACAGATGTTTACTTCTTACCACACTTTAATAAACCATTTAACTTTTTCCTTGTACCATTGCTTAATGCTATTGGTGTTAAATACAAAAAATAG
- a CDS encoding phosphotransferase, producing the protein MKKINLGYTNQSFRDNDLFIQKKKYNQFNHKIDYKILDSLGFVPKLIENSSQWLKYQFIDSVDFEFTDEALIQVADYLKALHESDLKFPKTNHAARVKEYRKIIKQKNIKIDILDKYYKRINTILAQIKNNRPLHNDLFKTNMLMDQNQKLWIVDWEYASMGDKHFDLAYFITSNNLNEHQEKVFLNRYDLYWEEYLLQHKIFVYYLIILWLNVQETMPFDDKPFYDLVEHSVQVYENKKKNNLFRR; encoded by the coding sequence ATGAAAAAAATTAATCTAGGATACACTAACCAATCTTTTAGGGATAACGATCTTTTTATTCAAAAGAAAAAGTACAATCAATTCAATCATAAAATCGATTATAAGATTTTAGATTCATTAGGTTTTGTGCCTAAATTAATCGAAAATTCTTCGCAATGATTAAAATATCAATTTATTGATTCAGTAGATTTTGAATTTACTGATGAAGCCTTAATTCAAGTTGCTGATTATTTAAAAGCTTTGCATGAATCTGATTTAAAATTTCCTAAAACCAATCACGCTGCTAGAGTCAAAGAATATCGCAAAATTATTAAACAAAAAAATATTAAAATTGATATTTTAGATAAATATTACAAACGAATAAACACAATTTTAGCACAAATTAAAAATAATCGTCCTTTACATAATGATTTATTTAAAACCAATATGTTAATGGATCAAAATCAAAAATTGTGAATTGTTGATTGAGAATATGCTTCAATGGGTGATAAACATTTTGATTTAGCTTACTTTATAACTAGTAATAATTTGAATGAACATCAAGAAAAAGTATTTTTAAATCGATATGATTTATATTGAGAAGAATATTTACTTCAACATAAAATTTTTGTTTATTATCTAATCATTTTATGATTAAACGTTCAAGAAACAATGCCATTTGATGATAAACCTTTTTATGACTTAGTTGAACATAGTGTTCAAGTTTATGAAAACAAAAAGAAAAACAATCTCTTTAGAAGATAG
- a CDS encoding phosphatidate cytidylyltransferase: MNLLKIKTQNALFKQRILPAIFLSIGLIVIFIIFRLSFYTFSNFNWGNSSNIGHIFLRISSLILYGVFGFWAFYELSFAFTKNKNHAIILSLFQQISLILGINYLKFIFGITVIEDDFKLVSFLFNIVYNEWIFYVILVMNALIFALIRLITIKDINYVSLFLRTLVYLLVSFLIASFFRVFVFLMSTHSGLSYIIILSAGAIASDIGAFFVGIKLGNKYFKNKLAPTISPKKTWEGFIGGFICSFLVVFTLIISLNFIDLSSQKSDKNYFNILFTAVQKPENSVYLSRTSLVLFTLFIPIISTIGDLSFSMIKRWNEIKDFSKILRGHGGILDRIDSIIFVFIFFSLITIVF; the protein is encoded by the coding sequence ATGAACTTACTTAAAATAAAAACTCAAAACGCTTTATTTAAGCAAAGAATTTTGCCTGCTATTTTTTTATCAATTGGATTGATTGTTATTTTTATTATTTTTAGATTATCTTTTTATACTTTTTCTAATTTTAACTGAGGAAACTCTTCAAATATAGGACATATTTTTTTAAGAATAAGTTCATTAATTTTGTATGGAGTTTTTGGATTTTGAGCATTTTATGAATTAAGTTTTGCTTTTACTAAAAATAAAAATCATGCAATTATTTTAAGTCTTTTTCAACAAATTTCACTAATATTGGGAATTAATTACCTAAAATTTATTTTTGGAATTACCGTAATAGAAGATGATTTCAAACTTGTTTCTTTTTTATTTAACATTGTTTATAATGAGTGGATTTTTTATGTTATATTAGTGATGAATGCACTAATTTTTGCTCTTATTCGGCTTATTACAATTAAAGATATTAATTATGTAAGTTTATTCTTAAGAACACTTGTATATTTACTTGTTTCTTTCTTAATAGCTTCATTTTTTAGAGTTTTTGTATTTTTAATGTCCACTCATTCAGGATTATCTTATATTATTATTTTAAGTGCTGGTGCTATTGCTTCAGATATTGGAGCATTTTTTGTAGGAATAAAATTAGGTAATAAATATTTTAAAAATAAACTAGCTCCTACAATTAGTCCTAAAAAAACTTGAGAGGGTTTTATTGGTGGATTTATTTGCTCTTTTTTAGTTGTTTTTACTTTAATTATTTCTTTAAATTTTATTGATTTATCATCTCAAAAAAGTGATAAAAACTATTTTAATATTTTATTTACAGCAGTTCAAAAACCAGAAAATTCAGTATATTTATCCAGAACTTCTTTAGTTTTATTTACACTTTTCATTCCAATTATTTCAACAATTGGTGATTTATCATTCTCAATGATTAAACGTTGAAATGAAATAAAAGATTTTTCTAAGATTTTAAGAGGGCATGGGGGAATTCTAGATCGCATTGACAGTATAATTTTTGTATTTATATTTTTTTCACTAATAACTATTGTTTTTTAA
- a CDS encoding PolC-type DNA polymerase III, whose protein sequence is MKNKEFYSDISFNNFAKYSKLGELESIQDAYIANNQIIFSDDQKSAYLTICFKTIPSVSDFSLLKHKIEDFKDLTLHVNFSVDDYYPEDLKIKDYVFYFLLHEPKFAQIAQNYQNQSILILNHQTRKWVFTHTDPEMETTFNEIIDYLKEKFNNLNLNKIDFEIELKKIEIKKEIVPESFILEQEKKLLQSSNSNNDSFNKSVYNAKKNKYNSNKSNYQQLNIKDVHSLIEVPQDYNVAIKGQIYKSDFIDRKNFFIYKYWISDLKDAIEVSYFQKEKLSDDGIFSVNDWVEVYGSLSESFDKTQKIIKAKQIVKTKSSLEAKVDNEPVKRIELNAKTKMNTMDGIMSPSQVIEIAKNFGHKAVGIFDLNGVQAFPEFYQAAKKAKIKPIYGAAFNVIHKNNKVFLNDFEDLNLDDIEYVSFDLETTNLSARFGEIIEFGGVIIKNKTIIDEFQFFLKASAPISSFTTSLTSITNKMLEDEGLSQIEGLNRIYEILNNRYAVAHNCNFDMGFIQQKFIEYNIPIPNTTFIDALAISRLLFPWKRRHTLGAFSSYLSIDYNESEAHRADYDARVLANTWIAAIETLKKSNIFTCKELSNFLTDGFYSNVRPDEISIMVLNQEGLRELFKFVTLALTKRYFGRAKLFYDDLIKSKNLLFGSGGIRSPLIDAYLFGSEFQQKELLNLFDYIEVPHPKAFLNQVSKNELTILQVQEALKKLIKDATNLGKTVVAISDARYESEQDQIFYKSLVYSMGIGGAPHFLFNKSKAESGTLTVPQLHFLTTREMLDEFAFLEDLKLIKDIVINNPKKIEQMVDDNIEVIKKDLYTPKFDNSNQKLYDLVYKTAREKYGENLPKIIEERLEKEITPIIKYGYDVIYWISNRLIQKCEDMGSIAGSRGSVGSSLVATMAGITEVNPLPPHYICEKCKYFELIENNQITSGYDLDDKNCPKCGTLLDKDGHSIPFETFLGFNADKVPDIDLNFSGDYQAEIHNEVKRIFGESNTLRAGTISTIKEKTAFGYIKKIEEEYKFGYSRNFIDFLSSKIIGVKRTTGQHPGGIIIIPKEFQVEDFTPTNYPADDITIDWKTTHFDFHAIHDNVLKLDILGHRDPTAILMLQRITNINFQKDIPKKDPRVMSLFTSTKELNISPSQIGGEETGAIGLPEFGTNFVRRMLKEAKPTSFADLISVSGLSHGTDVWANNAQSLIKNKDFSLRDVICCRDDILYYLKSKGVDALYSFKIMEKVRKGKGLTDEEVAELQKNNIPDWYIESMQKIKYMFPKAHAAAYVLMAWRIAWFKLYYPLEYYATFLTIRVDEFDIETIVNDHGAIKTNNKINEINKLPNKSVLDDALLTTLESVRELYARGFSIDNINLEKSLEKEWVIDKKENKLIPPFSSVKGLGESVAKRIIQARNEREFLSKEDFAKRTSINKTLLDTLNNLGVLSNLDDTDQMKLF, encoded by the coding sequence ATGAAAAATAAGGAATTTTATAGTGATATATCTTTTAATAATTTTGCAAAATACTCAAAATTAGGAGAACTTGAATCAATTCAAGATGCATATATTGCAAATAATCAAATTATTTTTAGCGACGACCAAAAAAGTGCATATTTAACAATTTGTTTTAAAACTATTCCTTCGGTTTCTGATTTTTCTTTGCTTAAACACAAAATTGAAGATTTTAAAGATTTAACGCTTCATGTAAATTTTTCTGTTGATGATTATTATCCTGAAGATCTTAAAATTAAAGATTACGTTTTTTATTTTCTTTTGCACGAACCTAAATTTGCTCAGATAGCACAAAATTATCAAAACCAGTCAATTCTTATTCTTAATCATCAAACCAGAAAATGAGTTTTTACTCATACTGATCCTGAAATGGAGACCACTTTTAATGAAATTATTGATTATTTAAAAGAAAAATTTAATAATCTTAATTTAAATAAAATAGATTTTGAAATTGAACTAAAAAAAATTGAAATTAAAAAAGAAATTGTCCCTGAAAGCTTTATTTTAGAACAAGAAAAAAAATTGCTCCAATCATCAAATTCAAACAACGATTCCTTTAATAAAAGTGTTTATAATGCTAAAAAAAATAAATATAACTCCAATAAATCAAATTATCAACAATTAAATATAAAAGATGTTCATTCGCTAATTGAAGTACCTCAAGATTATAATGTTGCAATTAAAGGTCAAATTTATAAAAGTGATTTTATTGACCGTAAAAACTTTTTCATTTATAAATACTGAATATCTGACTTAAAGGACGCCATTGAAGTTTCGTATTTTCAAAAAGAAAAATTATCTGATGATGGAATTTTTTCAGTTAATGATTGAGTTGAAGTTTATGGTTCTTTAAGTGAAAGTTTTGACAAAACGCAAAAAATTATTAAAGCAAAGCAAATTGTTAAAACCAAATCTTCTTTGGAAGCTAAAGTTGATAATGAACCTGTTAAACGTATCGAACTAAATGCTAAAACTAAAATGAACACTATGGATGGAATTATGAGTCCATCTCAAGTTATTGAAATAGCTAAAAATTTCGGACACAAAGCAGTAGGAATTTTTGACTTAAACGGTGTTCAAGCTTTTCCAGAATTTTATCAAGCTGCTAAAAAAGCTAAGATAAAACCAATTTATGGGGCTGCTTTTAATGTAATTCATAAAAATAATAAAGTTTTTTTAAATGACTTTGAAGATTTAAATTTAGATGATATTGAATATGTATCTTTTGACTTAGAAACGACTAATTTATCAGCTCGATTTGGTGAAATTATTGAATTTGGTGGCGTAATAATTAAAAATAAAACAATTATTGATGAATTTCAGTTTTTCCTAAAAGCTTCTGCTCCTATTTCGTCTTTTACCACTAGTTTAACTTCAATTACCAATAAAATGCTAGAAGATGAAGGGCTTTCGCAAATAGAGGGATTAAATAGAATTTATGAAATTTTAAATAATCGTTATGCAGTTGCTCACAACTGTAATTTTGATATGGGATTTATACAGCAAAAATTCATTGAATATAATATCCCAATCCCAAATACAACATTTATTGATGCTCTAGCTATTTCTCGTTTGCTTTTTCCGTGAAAAAGAAGACACACTCTTGGTGCTTTTTCTTCATATTTATCAATTGATTACAACGAAAGTGAAGCTCACCGTGCTGATTATGATGCTCGAGTATTGGCTAATACATGAATAGCTGCTATTGAGACATTAAAAAAATCAAATATTTTTACTTGTAAAGAATTATCTAACTTTCTTACTGATGGATTTTATTCTAACGTTCGTCCTGATGAAATAAGTATAATGGTTTTAAATCAAGAAGGTTTAAGAGAACTTTTCAAATTTGTAACTTTAGCTTTAACTAAACGTTACTTTGGTCGTGCAAAGCTTTTTTATGATGATTTAATTAAATCAAAAAACTTATTATTTGGATCAGGTGGAATTCGAAGCCCTTTAATTGATGCATATTTATTTGGTAGTGAATTTCAACAAAAAGAATTATTAAATTTATTTGATTACATTGAGGTTCCACATCCAAAAGCGTTTTTAAATCAAGTTTCAAAAAACGAGTTAACGATTTTACAAGTTCAAGAAGCACTTAAAAAACTTATTAAAGACGCAACAAATTTAGGGAAAACAGTAGTAGCTATTTCTGATGCTCGTTACGAAAGTGAACAAGACCAAATTTTTTATAAATCACTTGTTTATTCAATGGGAATTGGAGGGGCTCCACACTTTTTATTTAATAAATCCAAAGCTGAATCAGGAACTTTAACTGTTCCACAATTACACTTTTTAACTACTCGTGAAATGCTTGATGAATTTGCTTTTTTAGAAGATTTAAAACTAATTAAAGATATTGTTATTAATAATCCTAAAAAAATAGAGCAAATGGTAGATGATAATATTGAAGTTATCAAAAAAGATTTATACACTCCAAAATTTGATAATTCAAACCAAAAACTTTATGACCTAGTTTATAAAACTGCAAGAGAAAAATATGGAGAAAATCTCCCTAAAATTATTGAAGAAAGATTAGAAAAAGAAATTACTCCAATTATTAAATATGGTTATGATGTTATTTATTGGATTTCTAACCGTCTAATTCAAAAATGTGAGGATATGGGTTCAATTGCTGGAAGTAGGGGAAGTGTTGGGTCTTCGCTTGTAGCTACAATGGCGGGAATTACTGAAGTTAATCCACTTCCTCCGCATTATATCTGCGAAAAATGTAAGTATTTTGAATTAATTGAAAACAACCAAATTACATCTGGATATGATTTAGATGATAAAAATTGTCCAAAATGTGGAACCTTGTTAGATAAAGATGGACATTCAATTCCTTTTGAAACCTTTTTAGGATTTAATGCAGATAAAGTTCCTGATATTGATTTAAACTTTTCAGGAGATTATCAAGCTGAAATTCATAATGAAGTTAAACGTATTTTTGGAGAAAGCAACACATTAAGGGCCGGAACAATTTCAACTATTAAAGAAAAAACCGCTTTTGGTTATATTAAAAAAATTGAAGAAGAATATAAATTTGGCTATTCACGAAATTTTATTGATTTTTTATCTTCAAAAATCATTGGAGTAAAACGAACTACCGGACAACATCCTGGAGGAATAATTATTATTCCTAAAGAATTTCAAGTGGAGGATTTTACCCCAACTAATTATCCAGCTGATGATATTACAATTGATTGAAAAACAACCCATTTTGATTTCCATGCTATTCATGATAATGTTTTAAAACTCGATATTTTAGGACACCGTGATCCAACTGCAATTTTAATGCTTCAAAGAATTACTAATATTAACTTTCAAAAAGATATTCCTAAAAAAGATCCTCGAGTAATGTCTCTTTTTACTTCAACAAAGGAATTAAACATTTCTCCTTCACAAATTGGTGGAGAAGAAACAGGAGCAATTGGTTTACCTGAATTTGGAACAAACTTTGTACGTAGAATGCTTAAAGAAGCAAAACCTACAAGTTTTGCAGATCTAATTTCAGTATCAGGCCTTTCTCATGGTACTGATGTGTGAGCAAATAATGCTCAAAGTTTAATTAAAAATAAAGACTTTTCTCTTAGAGATGTAATTTGTTGTAGGGATGATATTTTATATTATCTAAAAAGTAAAGGTGTTGATGCTCTTTATTCATTTAAAATCATGGAGAAAGTTCGTAAAGGTAAAGGTTTAACTGATGAAGAAGTTGCAGAATTACAAAAAAACAATATACCTGATTGATACATTGAGAGTATGCAAAAAATTAAATATATGTTCCCTAAAGCCCACGCTGCAGCATATGTTCTTATGGCTTGAAGAATTGCGTGATTTAAGCTTTATTATCCACTTGAATATTACGCAACCTTCTTGACAATTAGGGTAGATGAATTTGATATTGAAACAATTGTAAATGATCATGGAGCTATTAAAACCAATAATAAAATTAATGAAATTAACAAACTACCTAATAAATCTGTTTTAGATGATGCATTATTAACAACTCTTGAATCAGTGCGAGAATTATATGCGAGGGGATTTTCAATTGATAATATTAATTTAGAAAAATCTCTTGAAAAAGAATGAGTAATTGATAAAAAAGAAAACAAACTCATTCCACCATTTTCATCTGTAAAGGGACTTGGTGAATCGGTTGCAAAACGGATTATTCAAGCTCGAAATGAAAGAGAATTTCTTTCTAAAGAAGATTTTGCAAAACGAACTTCAATTAACAAAACACTTTTAGATACTCTAAATAATCTTGGTGTACTAAGTAATTTAGATGATACTGATCAAATGAAATTATTTTAA
- a CDS encoding ABC transporter permease subunit — protein sequence MKNNKLRSFFQYQITIDGISTGWKIKKSWIYIFWITLIIFIILIFYFYDFSLNFPDGSDIFLRNFKKIFTFSSVSTFETGGNLWIKSLQFLFINIKYVIAGTFVGFVIALITSFFSSDQFNNKIICNIFKFILFFLRAVPEIVFILIFKNTLESADTILLLAYFWFSWLWLHKYFVEVFKTVDTKFYYLSIRMGNSKIRSFFREIYPRIDNKIIGLLLYSFESNIRWASLLSNFGLIGIGLLTNHAAQNAGTNIEQLGIPLLILILFILSLELGDYLFRNFVLKHLPFIKISRNNFLKWIQINWQKIFKLILLLFLIIFSIYIFFSLNYSIFKNNFFLSYTNNFFKPDFSVFNLSSFSIEFNPIIQSLQIWIHTFFTLIILFVLVLFFLPFLIENQNSKYTITLTKFWLIVFRSVPSIIVFFVFSPLFNSSSTLILIILAFHSCGSILKQLSDSVNKIDASKFKNLKLIGWGKFKIYKHYVLPYLKKDLMTLFTIYMEIMFRSIILYSSLSEREFFIGGKLFIYLNGRVIEFNKAFAYMWIIMFNIFVLNIVTNLILNFEKVKQEFLKIYNKFSKTKILKSNI from the coding sequence ATGAAAAATAACAAACTTAGATCTTTTTTTCAATATCAAATAACCATTGATGGAATTTCAACTGGTTGAAAAATTAAAAAAAGCTGAATTTATATTTTTTGAATAACTTTAATTATTTTTATAATATTAATTTTTTATTTTTACGACTTTTCGCTAAATTTTCCTGATGGAAGTGATATTTTTTTAAGAAACTTTAAAAAAATATTTACCTTTAGTTCTGTAAGCACCTTTGAAACTGGTGGGAATTTATGAATAAAATCATTACAATTTTTATTTATAAATATTAAATATGTTATCGCAGGAACTTTTGTAGGTTTTGTTATTGCACTGATTACTTCGTTTTTTAGTAGTGATCAATTTAATAATAAAATTATTTGTAATATATTTAAATTTATTTTATTTTTTCTTCGTGCAGTACCAGAAATTGTGTTTATTTTAATTTTTAAAAATACTTTAGAATCTGCTGATACAATTTTGTTACTTGCTTATTTTTGATTTTCATGATTATGATTACATAAATATTTTGTTGAAGTTTTTAAAACTGTTGATACAAAATTCTATTATTTATCAATTCGAATGGGAAATAGTAAAATTCGTTCATTTTTTAGAGAAATTTATCCACGAATTGATAATAAAATAATTGGATTGTTGTTATACTCTTTTGAATCTAATATACGATGAGCATCCTTACTTTCAAATTTTGGACTAATTGGAATTGGACTTTTAACTAACCATGCAGCACAAAATGCTGGAACTAATATTGAACAACTCGGAATACCTTTATTAATTTTAATTTTATTTATTTTGTCTTTAGAGTTAGGAGATTATTTATTTAGAAATTTTGTTTTAAAACACCTTCCTTTCATAAAAATTTCAAGAAATAATTTTCTAAAATGAATTCAAATTAACTGACAAAAGATATTTAAATTAATTCTATTGTTATTTTTAATTATTTTTAGCATATATATATTTTTCTCATTGAATTATTCAATTTTTAAAAACAATTTTTTCCTTTCATATACAAATAATTTTTTTAAACCTGATTTTTCCGTTTTTAATTTAAGTAGTTTTTCAATAGAATTTAATCCTATTATTCAATCATTGCAAATTTGAATTCACACATTTTTTACACTTATAATTTTATTTGTCTTAGTTTTATTTTTCCTTCCTTTTTTAATTGAGAATCAAAATAGTAAATACACGATTACATTAACTAAATTTTGACTTATTGTATTTCGAAGTGTTCCATCAATTATAGTTTTCTTTGTTTTTAGTCCTTTATTTAATTCGAGTTCAACACTAATTTTAATCATTTTAGCCTTTCATAGTTGTGGTTCAATTTTAAAACAACTATCTGATTCTGTTAATAAAATTGATGCTTCTAAATTTAAAAATCTTAAACTAATTGGATGAGGAAAATTTAAAATTTACAAACATTATGTTTTACCTTATTTAAAGAAAGATTTAATGACTTTATTTACAATTTACATGGAAATTATGTTTCGAAGTATTATTTTATATAGTTCCTTATCTGAAAGAGAATTTTTCATTGGAGGAAAATTATTTATTTACTTAAACGGAAGAGTGATTGAGTTTAATAAAGCTTTTGCGTACATGTGAATAATAATGTTTAATATTTTTGTTTTAAATATTGTTACTAATTTAATTTTAAATTTTGAAAAAGTAAAACAGGAATTTTTAAAAATTTACAATAAATTTAGCAAAACAAAAATTCTAAAATCAAATATTTAA
- a CDS encoding ATP-binding cassette domain-containing protein: MNNIVEFKNVKVSFKNEDFFKNINLSLPKEKMIAIVGKSGAGKTTLVNCILKGIPIESGDIYLFNQNIKTTKNNWKRLISNVAYMTQEPNLIQGDSVYSNVKRSFRNYKNWFYKLLSLLTKKDEEFLFETLNKLNILQKAFQRVETLSGGEKQRVELCKAIIQRSQLLIADEPTSNLDYEMSQKVIEDIKKVNQIEKISVLVIIHDLKLAYKYFDYFLIIKNQKISLIKKDNLTFNTLVKLI; the protein is encoded by the coding sequence ATGAATAATATTGTTGAATTTAAAAATGTTAAAGTAAGTTTTAAAAATGAAGATTTTTTTAAGAACATTAATCTATCACTTCCAAAAGAAAAAATGATCGCAATTGTTGGTAAATCCGGAGCTGGAAAAACTACTTTAGTTAATTGTATTTTAAAAGGAATCCCTATTGAAAGTGGTGATATTTATTTGTTTAATCAAAACATTAAAACCACAAAAAACAATTGAAAAAGGTTAATTTCTAATGTTGCTTATATGACTCAAGAACCTAATTTAATTCAAGGAGATAGTGTTTATAGCAATGTTAAAAGATCATTTAGAAATTATAAAAATTGATTTTATAAATTACTTAGTTTACTCACTAAAAAAGATGAAGAGTTTCTTTTTGAAACTCTTAACAAGCTTAATATTTTACAAAAAGCATTTCAAAGAGTTGAAACTCTTAGTGGTGGAGAAAAACAGCGAGTTGAACTTTGTAAAGCAATTATTCAAAGATCACAACTTCTTATTGCTGATGAACCTACTTCAAATTTAGATTATGAAATGTCTCAAAAAGTTATTGAAGATATCAAAAAAGTTAACCAGATTGAAAAAATATCTGTTCTTGTAATTATTCACGATTTAAAATTAGCTTATAAATATTTTGATTATTTTTTGATTATAAAAAATCAAAAAATTTCCTTAATTAAAAAGGATAATTTAACTTTTAACACTTTAGTTAAATTAATTTAA